The stretch of DNA GGTAAAAGTTCTCAGGAACGGAATTGCCCTTGATCCCGAAGCTACTGAAAGTTCCGATTCTGTTGTCTACCGCAAGCAGCTGGCGACCATGTTTCTGGATATGAATGAATCGGGCCGGGCAATTGAACAGCTCAACAAGGTTATTGAACTTAACCCCAAGGATGCCGAGGCTCACTATTTGCGTGGGCAGATTTATCTTTTCGAGGGGCGCGGGCAACTGGCGGTTTCCGAATTCCGGCAGGTGATCAGGGATAATCCGGAAAGTGCTCCCGCCTACGTGCTCCTGGCCCGTGCGCATCTGATCAATGATGAAACAAGCATCGCCATTGAAAATCTTAAAGAAGCCATCAATCTTGATCCGGGCTACGGGCCGGCAAGGGAAGTGCTGATCAATACTTATCTGGACCGCAAGGACTGGCATCAGGCCATTCTTGAGTTGCAGCGTCTGCGGGAAAAGCGTCCTGATGATATCCAGATTATGGCGGCTATCGGCGATGTCTATGCCATTAAAGGGGACCGGAACCTTGCCAACCGTACTTTTTATGAGTTGTCAAAGGAGTTTCCCGATTCCCCGGTGGGGCAGATGAAAATGGCTGAACTGGCCCGTTCCGAAGGTAAGAATTCCCTAGCGGAAAAACATTATAACGCAGCCCTGAAGATTGCGCCGGAATCACTGGCCGCCATTCAGGGCAAGGTGGAAATTCTCACCGCCCAGAAAAAATATACCGCTGCGACAAAATTCTGTGAAAAATTACTGACTAAGTTTCCCGATAACCCGAGGATTTATGAGCTGCTTGGTCGTATTTATGCTGTAAGAGGTAATGTAGAAGCAGCGGAGACCAATTATACCCGGGCCACGGTGCTGGCCCCGGACTGGATGCTGCCGTATCTGCGCATCGGTGATCTTTACGTGAGTCAAAAAAAGCTCAAGGCAGGGATTGCCAAATTCAAGGATGAGGTCAAAAAAGACGGCGCAAGTCCCGGACCGCAGTTCATTCTGGGGCTCCTGTATGAGCAGAACGGGGATTATGATAAGTCTCGCGAGGTATATTCTCAATTGCTGAAACAGCATCCGGGATTCCAGCTGGCAGCCAACAATCTTGCCTACCTGCTGGCCACACGTTTTTCGGATAGTGGCGAACACATGGCAGAAGCTTTGAAGCTGGCCCGGATAGCGGCCAGCAGCCAGAGTCCCGAAGCCCTTGATACGCTCGGCTACGTGCTTTACCTGAACGGAGAGTATGAGCAGGCTTTGCATGTGCTTAACTCCGCGCTTCAGATACTGCCGGAATTTTCAGCTGCCCTTTTCCACAAAGCCATGGTCTACTATCGAGAAGGAAAGAATGATGATGCCAAGAAAATACTTAATAAGCTTTTGAAAAGTAAGGATGATTTTCCTGAGAAAAAGGAAGCTGAGAACCTGCTTAAGCGTCTTTAAGCTTAATGATCAACAATATATAAAAATGGAGGATGTAAAATTATGCATCCTTCATTTTTTTTGTTAGTATTATAGGTAACTACTCAGGTCCGTTTTTTGGTTCAGCTTTTGTTGTTTAAGCCCGGGAGGTATTATGGAATGGAAGATACATATCTCACCGCATATGCTTGAACCGGTTCACAGGATTCTCGATGTCGGTACCGGGCTGTTTCTTCTTCTGGGGCTCTATTACCATTTTTCCCCTGATTCTTTTGTTTCCAAGTCTACCCACATTGCTTTGCTGGTGTCCGTTACAGCTGCATTTTCTGTGGTCTCTTTTCATATCGCCGGGGTCTACCGGGAGTGGGCTGCTTCTGATCTTGTTGCGGAATGCAACCGCATAGTTGCGGCCATATTTCTCATTTTCAGCGGTTTGCTGCTGTCCGCTTATGCATTCAAGGTCTCAAGTATCTATTCCAGACGGGTCATTCTGGCGGCCATGTTCCTCTGGCCTGTATTGCTTTGTGTGGAACGTGTGCTCCTGCGTAAGATTGTTTTCCGTATATTTGCTGAAAATGTTGCGGCCCGCAGGGCTGTTGTGGCCGGGTGCGGAAAACTTGGACGTTCTCTTTCCGCCTGGGTGGATGATAATCCCTGGGCCGGAATACGGATTATGGCCTTTTTTGATTCGGTTGAATGTGACTGTGAGAGCAATTCACTTTGCGAGGGCACTTTGGATGATTTGCCTGCATATGTGAATAAGAATCATATTCAGCTTGTGTTTGTGGCTCTGCCCATGCGTGATGAATCCGTGCTCAATGAGCTTTTGCTGAGGCTGGAAGATAGCACCGCCCAGATTTATTTTTTCCCGGATATGTCCATTTTCAAGCATCTCATGGGCGGGGATGTGGCTCATGTGGCCGGGCAGACCGCCATCGTGCTCCGGTCTTCGCCTTTTGAAGGCATGAACGGATTCCTCAAGCGCATGGAGGATTTGATTATTTCCAGCATGATTCTGATCATGATTTCACCGCTTATGCTGCTTATCGCACTGGGAATCAAGTTGACTTCAAAGGGGCCGGTGCTGTTCAGGCAGTGGCGTTACGGGCTGGAGGGAGAGCCTTTCCAGATTTACAAGTTCCGGACCATGAAGGTGCTGGAGAATGGCTACAGCTTTACCCCGGCTACTGATAGGGACCCCCGGATTACGTGGTTCGGGCGTTTTCTGCGCAAGAACAGCCTTGACGAGCTGCCCCAGTTCCTGAATGTGCTGGCCGGGTCCATGTCTATTGTGGGGCCGCGGCCCCATGCGGTGAAGATGAATGAGGATTACCGCAAGCATATTCCCGGATACATGCTCCGGCATATCTCCAAGCCGGGCATTACCGGATTGGCGCAGATGAACGGTTATCGGGGCGAAATTAAAAATGATGAGGATATGCAGAAACGCATCTCTTTTGATATCGAATATCTGCAGCACTGGTCCGTACTCATGGACCTTAAGATCATTTTAAAAACCGTCTACAAGTTTGCGTGGAGACAGTAAAATTTCATGTCTGAAAAATGGCTTAACGGTTTAAATTCATTGAATAAGAACTTTTAAGAGATTTTGGAGGTCTTGTGAACAGTTTAAAATTATTTATTTTATGCTGCCTTGTCATTTTATTTGCATTAAATTCTCAGGGGGCTTCCGCTGAGCTGACTGTAAATGATGAATACAGGCTTGGATCTGAAGACATTATTGAAATTTCGGTCTGGGGCGATGAAGAGCTTGCACGGGAGGTTGTAGTCAGGCCCGACGGCGGGGTCTCGTTTCCCCTTGCCGGGGACGTGAAAGCCGGAGGGCTTACCGTTAACGAACTGCGCGATAAACTCAAAGAACGTATTAGCGAGTTTATTCCCGATGCTCCGGTTACGGTTATCCTGCGCAAGGTGGAGCACCCCAAGGTTTACGTCGTGGGAAAAGTTAATAAACCCTCAGTCCTCGTAATGGGGCAGGACATGACCGTGGTTCAGGCTCTGGCCATGTCCGGGGGCTTGAGTCCATTTGCGGAGAGCGGCAGCATCATTATCGTCCGCAGGTCCAAAGACGGCTCGCAGAAGGTTTTTCCCTTTGACTATGACGAATTGGCTGACGGCGAGAATTTAAAGCAGAATATTATCCTTAAACCCGGCGATACCGTCATCGTGCCTTAGGATATGTTTGCTTTAATCGGTTTAGACGGGGGAGTCAGATGTCCGGATCGGTTCGCAGAATCTTACGCGTTGCGGTATTCAGTCTTGTACTGGTGCCGGTCTGCGTTGTTCTCGCAGGGGAGGGAGGAATCTCCTGGCGGGTACGGATTCCTGTGATCCAGCCTCTTTCCGGCTGGTCCGGCAGGGCGGAAACAGGCTCGGCCGTTCATGTGGCAGATCTGAAGCTTCCGGTTAATGATGTGACCCTTTCGGCTGAACCGTTTGAACCTGTTGGTGAGCAGTCCTCCGTAGTCCGGGCTGTTGTCTCTGACGAAGTTGTGCGCAAGAGGGCGGCTGCTTCAGCTGTTCCTGCCGCCCCTGAACCTGTCGCCCCTGAACCTGTCGCCCTTGAATCTGTCGCTGAACCCGTGGCTGATGTTGAAGTCGGACCGGGCGTGGTCGCTTCAGTTGATGATATAAAGAGTGGGACTCCCGGCGGTAACGTCAAGAAAAAAGCTTCGGAAGCTGAGCAAAAGCGGGAATTTCAGGAGTCTGTTGAATCACACTCCGTATCTGTTATTCCCTCGGTTATCGCCCGCGAGAAGGAGGCTGTTGCTTCGGGGGATGACAGCTTTTACACCACACCCAAACGGGCAGTGGGGCTTTCCGGCAAGAAAGTAAAGCTGAAGCCTATTCTCAGGCTGCGCGAGATGTATGACAGCAACGTGGATTACAAGAAGTTTGATGATTTTGTGACCGAGATCACTCCGGCGCTCAAGGTTGATATTTATGATGAGGACCTGAAGATTAATTTCAGGGGGGATTTTATTTACAAGGATTACCTCAACCACAATGAGCTGGACAGGTATGATTACAATGTGGACCTTTCCGGCAGTTACAAATTCAGTCCGGCCCTTGAAGGCTCTGTTGATCTGAATCATAGGCGGTATCACAACCTTGACCAGAACACCTATGAGTCCGGCGGTGTGGATATTGATCCGACCATTATTTTAAAGACTTCCGCCACCCCTTCGCTGACCTGGCGCATGGGGGAGAAGGATAATCTGGTAATCAGCAACTATATCGATAAGACCAATTACGAACGCAGTTCCGATTCAGATTACCTGACCAATGTCTTGAGTTTTATCTGGGGGCATGCTCTAGATAATGAGCGAACTACTTTATATCTTGGTGAAATGAATACCTTTACCCATTACAGTCGTGAAATGGACGGATTTAAGAGTGATCAGGTCTCGTTTCAGGGGGTGGTCGGTATTGATCATCAGTTTACAGAGGGCTGGAAGCTTTCAGTTAAAGGAGGGCCGGGAGTTACTTTTTCTAATTATTCAAGTGACTCAATAACCGGTGATAGTACGGATTTTCTCTATCAGTTTCGTGCGGAGTTGGGGTATCGTGAGCTTACATTCAGTGTTGTTCCGGCCCTTGAAAGGACTGTGCGGCCCGGACGATACGGAGAGAACGAAATTTTTGATCAGGCGGAGTTGTATTTCAGGTATGAGTTTTCTGAGTATCTGACTCTGGATATGATCAATACTTACTGGATGAATGAGTCGGATGGAAAGAGCGGCGGAAGCAGGCATAAGGCTACCGGCGTGTTTTCTCAGTCGGTGGTGAACTGGATATTCGAAGAAGATTGGAGCGCGTATTGCGGGGTCAGCGTCAACTATTCACGCAATGAGATCAGCGGTACCAATAATGAAAGGTTCAGAAGCTGGGTCGGGATATCATATGCATTCCCGACCGAGATAAATTAAGAGAGGCCATATGCAGGAAAGCTCGGAGATTGCATATTATCTTGATGTATTGAAGCGCAGGAAATACCAGTTCCTTCTTCCGGCGGGGGTTGTGTTTTCGCTGATCGTTATTCTGGCTTTCGTGCTTGCTCCGGTCTACAAGTCCACGGCAACCATCCTTATTGAGGATCAGGATATCCCGCAGGATCTGGTTCAGACTACGGTTACAGGTTTTGTGGAAGAAAGGTTGCAGGCTATCTCACAGGTTGTTCTCAGTCATGGTAACCTTTTGAATATTATCAAGGAATTTGAGCTGTATCCCGATCTGGTCGGCAAATACACCACTGAGGAAATTATTACCAAGATGCGTGAGGATATCCAGCTGGAACCCATTACCGCTGAGGTTACCAACCAGTATTCCGGCCGTCCGGGAACGGCTACCGTTGCATTTACCCTCTCTTACGAAGGGCGGCGTCCGCAGAAGGTGGCGCAGGTGGCAAATGTGCTTACCTCCCTTTATCTGAAGGAAAACCTGAAGGAGAGAGAGGAAAAAGCCAAGTCCACCTTTGAATTCCTTGAATTGCAGCTTGCCGAGTTGCGGTCTGAAATTCTGGAGCTTGAATCCAGCATAGCCGTTTTCAAGGAGGAGCATGTCAACCAGCTGCCGGAGTTGCTGGTCCATAACATGAACTCCATGGAGCGGTTGCAGCGGGAGCTGGATCAGGTGCAGGAGCAGATTGCATCACTCAAGAACCGCAAGGTTTACCTTGAAGGACAGCGGGCGAGCATTGATCCCCGGCTGCGTATTGTAGCAAACGACGGGACCCGCTTTTCCACCGCCCGTGAGGATCTGGAAAAACTGCGTCGCGAATATCTTTCTTTGAAATCAAGATACTCATCACGTCATCCCGATGTGCAGGCCATGAAAAAGCAGATGCAGGCTCTTGAAGAGGAAGTTGATGCTGCAGAAAACATCGATTCCCTGAACCGGGAAATCAGGAATAAGGAGCAGGAGTTGACTGTCCTGCATAAGAGATATTCGGATAAGCATCCTGAAGTGATCATGCTCCGCAAGCAGATTGATGCTCTGAACGAGAGTCTGGAGGAAGCGGCTTTGCAGGACAGCATGTTTGAGTCGGCATCCGACCTGCCGGATAATCCGGGTTATATTCAGATCGAAACCCAGATTGCCTCCACCGAGCTTGAGATTGCCGAGGCTGAGCGTAATTATGCGGAACTGGTCAATCAGTACAGGGCCTATCAGCACAGGGTGGTCAGTACCCCGCAGGTGGAGCAGGAATACAAAATACTGCTGCGCGATTATGATAACGCACAGCTAAAGTATCAGGATATCAATAACAGATTGCTGGCCGCACGCGAAGCCAAAGGACTGGAGCAGAGCCAGCTGGCTGAACGGTTTACCCTGATTGATCCGCCTATTGTCCCGGAAAAACCCATTCGGCCCAATCGGCTGGCGTTGATACTTGTCGGCTTTGTGCTGGCTCTCGGCGTGGGGGCGGGGACCGGAACAGTGCTGGAGTTTATGGACCGTTCAATTCGGCGGCCTGAAGAACTTTCGTCTATAGTGAAGTATCCGGTACTGGCCATTGTGCCCTATTGGGAGACCGAGCTTGAAGCAAGGGCCATTGTGCGCAAAAAATGGGTAATGCTATTTACCGTTTTTTCTTTCATGATGCTCAGTGTGGCAGCGGTCCATATTTTTTATATGCCGCTGGATATTATTGCTGTAAAAGTAGTGCGTAAGGTGATTTTGAACTTCTAGAGGACAGGGAGTCAGGATGAGCAAATTGCTCAAGGCTGTTGAAAAGGCCAGACGAAACCGCATGCTGCAGGAAGAGCAGCTTAAAGCAGAAAGTGTGAACGAGTCTGCCGGTTCTACTGTGCCTGATATGCCGCCACCAATGCCGGAAGACAGTATCGGCGACAATGCTGCTGATAGTGATGGCGGACAGGATAAATGCAGCATCGTTCCGACTTCTTTTTATACCGACGATATTGTTCTGGATGAATTGCAACTGGCGAAAAACAGGATTCTGACCAAAAACAGCAGTGCTTCATTTACGGATATTTACAACCTGCTGCGGACCCAGATTTTTCACCGTACCAAAAGGAAAAATCACAATGTGCTGATGGTTACCAGTGCCATGCCCGGCGAAGGGAAGACCATCACCTCCATCAATCTGGCCATAAGTATTGCCCGCGAGGTGGACCAGTTCGCCCTGCTGGTGGATACTGACATGCGTAACCCAAGTATTCATAAGTATCTGGGAATAGAAGTGGAAAAGGGGCTGACCGATCATCTGCTCCATGATATTCCTGTTCCGGACCTTTTGATCAAGCCGGGTATTAACAAGCTTTCTTTCCTTCCCGCCGGGGAACCCATCAAGGGGTCCACGGAGATACTCGGTTCTCCCAAGTTGCAGGAATTAATTACGGAAATGAAGGACCGTTATCCGGACCGTTATGTTGTCTTTGATTGCCCGGATCTGCTGCATGCACCTGATGCGCTGGTTTTTTCCAGTTATGTGGATGGGATAATTTTTGTTGTGGAAGCAGGTAAAACTTCTCGCGAATATGTCCAGAAGGCTCTTGGTCTTCTGGAAGGACGAAATATTGTAGGCGTTGTTTTGAATAAGACCGAAAGGGAAAGTCTGGACGTTGTCAGCTGAGGCGGTGACTGAATGTATCGTGAGTTCTACGGCTTGGATGAAAAGCCATTCAATATTCTCCCTGATCCTGAATATTTTTATTTGAGTCAGTGGCACCAGCAGGCCATCACCCATATTGATTACGGGTTGATGAACGGAGACAGCCTTATCCTGCTTACCGGGGATGCAGGCACAGGCAAAACTTCCATTATCTATAAGCTGCTGCTTGAACACAGCGAAGACACCATTGTCGGTGTTATCTTCAACAGTGCTGTGGGCGGGGATCATATCGTGGAAATGATCCTTACCGAGCTTGAAGCTGAAATGCCGGAGAACCCTACCCCGGCATCCTGTCTCGATGCCCTGCAACAGCATCTGCTGAAAATTTATACTGAAGGTGAGAAACGGGTCCTGCTTATTTTGGATGAGGCTCAGAATCTGAGCGATGATGCTCTTGAGCAGGTGCGCATGATTTCCAATCTGCAGGCCGGGAAGGATAACCTTATCTCTATCCTTATGGTCGGGCAGACCGGTTTTCGCGACAGGTTGCGTAAGGCCCAATACAGCCAGATTGTGCAGCGCATTGTGGTTAGTGCCCATCTTTCCCGGCTGCGGGAGCAGGAAGTGAAGGAGTATATCTACTATCGTTTGCGTCAGGGCGGAGCCGAAGATCCGTTCATGATATTTACGGAAAATGCGTTAGCCAAGATCTGTGAGTATTCTCACGGAATTCCGCGTAATATTAATGTGCTTTGCGAGGGGGCCCTTATTTTCGGGTTCGCAGATGACATTACTCCCGTTACCGCTGATATTGTGGAGACTTTTGCCAGGGAGCGCATAAATGACGGGCTGCTCACTGTCCCGGAATCAACCCGTTGCTATGCTGAGGATGAGGTCGGTCGCTATATTGATGATCTGGAAAAAAGGGTGGCCAGCCTTGAATCTTCCGTGGGTATTGTGAAGCGGACTCTGGTTAAAATCATACAGAAGATTAAGCGCTTGAACGGAAAATAGTTATAGGAGGCGCGATGCGGCTTAAACCGGTTCTGGGTGCTTTGGTTTTGTTTTCGGTACTCTGGATTCCTTGTGCCGTGTCTGCCGCCGGATCTTCTGTTGCCGGCTATTCTGTTTTCAAAGAACGCCCCCGGCTCTATTTCAATAAAACCAGACTTAAGGAATTGCGTTCCCTGAAAGACGTGAAACCTTATTCCGATTTTCTGCGTATTATCCGTAAACGCGGGCGCGGACAGGTGGGCCACCGGGCACCTTCAAATCTGCTGCGTTACAATGAGGAAACTTTGCGTGTCCCGGCCAATGGGCTGGTTAACCATGCTTTTTACCATCTTATCACCGGAGATCTTTCTTCCTTTGCCACAGTACAGAATTTGTTGAGGACTTTTTGTTCTTCACCGGACTGGGCGAGCAATGAGGATCTCGGGGCGGCTCACAGTCTTTTCGCCTTATCAGTTGCTTACGACTGGCTGTACGATGACCTTTCGTCGGCCCTGCGGCTGATGGTCAAGGATGCTATCATTGAACACGCTGAAATTCTGGATGAAATAATCCGTAGCAAACGGCTTTGGTGGGCACAGGATAGGGGGCTGCTTCAGAACCATAATTACGTGAATACCGGAGCACTGGCCGTGGCCGGGATCGCTCTCTACGGGGAGGATCGCAGGGCTGAAAAATGGCTGAAGACGGCTGAGAAAAATTTTGACCGTGTCCTGTCTCTGCTTTCACCGGACGGCGGGTCCCATGAGGGAATCGGATACTGGAGTTACGGAACCCTCTGGCTGCTCAATTATTATATGGCCATGGCTCCGGCGCAAGGGCTGGAGAAAGTGCGTGACAACGGATTCCTGCGTAATACGGCTAAATTCCGGCTTTATGCTTCACTGCCCGGTTTTCAATATAATGTTGATTTTGCCGATTCGCCCATAGTGGATTTTTACGGTCCGGGAGCGATTCTGCGCTGTCTTGGCAGGATTTTTAAGGATGGGCATGCCCAGTGGCTGGCTGCTGAAGTAGAACGCAAACGACGCATGAGCACAATCCTCTGGCAGGATTACGTCTGGTATGATCCCGATCTTAAGCCGCAGGGCCCGCAGGATCTGCCCCTGCATGCGTGGTTTGATAATCTCGGTATTCTGCTGACCCGTTCTTCGTGGGAGGATGATGCTTCTCTTGTTTTTTTTAAATGCGGTCCGCCGCAGGGATTTCATGCTTTGTCCAAAGGTAATTTCCCCGGTTCGCACATCCACCCGGATGCCGGACATTTCGGGCTTTGGTCGGGTAAGCGTTCGCTGGTCAACGATGACGGATTTCTGCTTAAGAAATTCTCCATCAACCACAATATTCCGGTCTTCAATAAAATCGGCCAGTTGGGAGAGGGAACAGCTGTTTTTATGCTTCTCAACTATAAAAAGGGCAAGGGGGCGACCCCGAAACCGCGTTATGTGAGCGGAAACGGTTATCAGGGTGTGGAGGTCGAACTGGCCGGATATTATCCGGCATCGGTGCGTCCGAAATCGTGGAAACGGGCGATCGTGGTTATTAATGGAGCGGATATTTTTGTGCGTGACCGTATCGTTCCTGCGGGCAACACTTCCATTTTTTATCCCATGCATCTCTACCGCAAGGCCCGTCTGGTGCGTAAGGCCGGTGACGGAAAACTGTGTATTGAGCGGGACAGCGGTTATGCACTGAATTTTCATGGTGAAGGTTTCAGTACTTCTCTTAAGCGTTACGCCGGGCTGTTGCGGTTCATGGGCAAGAAGATTCCCCGTTCCGGCATGCTTTTTCAGGCGGAGCGCAAAACATCAGCACCTTCGACCATGTTTACGGCAGTGGGCAGGCCTGTTGACGGATGCACAAATCCGGAACTTTTGGTCAGTCCTGTGAGCGGAGACAGTGTTGAAGTTGAGTGCCGCGGCGGCAGGTATCGCATTGATTTTTCCAGGCTCGGGGTGCAGAAATTATGATCCATGTATTTTTGCTTTATGACAGCAGATCAGGTTCCACGCTGCTTTCTTCACTGCTTAACCGTTACGCCGGGGTTGTGGTTACGCAGGAGAGTCATTTCATCCCCCTTGTGCTGGAAAGCTACCCGGATGAACAAGCCATGGACGTGGATGGGCTGCTGGACCTTCTTTATTCAGAGCCCCGTTTCTGTGAATGGGGAATCGGGCGGGAGAATCTGCGCAACAGGCTGGATGGGCTTGAGCGGTTAACTTACCGTACTGTGTTTGATGCTGTTTTCAGGGAATATTTTAAAGTGCGCGGTGAAGGTCAGCCGGAAGTGCTCGTTATCAAGGGAGCGCGGCACGATTTTCATCTAACCCGACTGCGGGAAATTTTTGAAGGCGCGAGGTTTATCTCGCTGATTCGTGACGGGCGGGCGGTCTATAATTCCAAGCTGGACATGGTTTCCCTGACCGGAATGAAGATGTCCAACAATATTTTTCAGGCCGCTTTTGATTGGAAGAAAATGTTGCGCAGGCTTGCCGGGCAGTCTCTGATCCGCTTGCGTTTTGAAGATCTGCTTGCCGAACCGGAAGCTGAGGTGTCGCGGCTGCTTGCTGCGCTGGGTGTCAGCTCCGCAGGGCGTGAATTTGTTTCATCGCAGCAGGAGTATTATGAGCTGATCGGCAAAAAACAGAAGCATCTGCATGCAAATGTAGGCCGGGACCCGGACCGCAAAATTGCAGTGAAATGGAAAGACCGCTTGAGCGCGGCGCAGATTCAGCTTTACGAACTGATTTGCGGCCCTGAACTTTTACAGAACGGCTATGAGCTCTGCGCTCCCGGAAATGTGCCGTTTAAAGAAAGTACCGGGCTTATCCTCGGACAGGGGTTGCATTGGATATGGCTCAAGGTGCGCAATATTTTTTACTATACCTTTATTGAGCGCAGTATTCTCCGCAAGCTGAAGGAGAAGAAGTTTGAGTAGCACCCATTCTAATCTGAAAAAACTTATCCTCGTCTTCACTGCCAAGGGAGTGAAAGGTGTGGGCGGGCTGCTGCTGGCCTGGGTGCTGGCCAAGAAGTACGGGGCTTACGGTTCCGGGGTGTTTTTTA from Desulfovibrio sp. JC010 encodes:
- a CDS encoding sulfotransferase, with amino-acid sequence MIHVFLLYDSRSGSTLLSSLLNRYAGVVVTQESHFIPLVLESYPDEQAMDVDGLLDLLYSEPRFCEWGIGRENLRNRLDGLERLTYRTVFDAVFREYFKVRGEGQPEVLVIKGARHDFHLTRLREIFEGARFISLIRDGRAVYNSKLDMVSLTGMKMSNNIFQAAFDWKKMLRRLAGQSLIRLRFEDLLAEPEAEVSRLLAALGVSSAGREFVSSQQEYYELIGKKQKHLHANVGRDPDRKIAVKWKDRLSAAQIQLYELICGPELLQNGYELCAPGNVPFKESTGLILGQGLHWIWLKVRNIFYYTFIERSILRKLKEKKFE